One segment of Macaca fascicularis isolate 582-1 chromosome 4, T2T-MFA8v1.1 DNA contains the following:
- the LOC102139622 gene encoding polyamine-modulated factor 1 isoform X2: MAEASSANLGGGCEEKRHEGSSPQSVPPGTTISRVKLLDTMVDTFLQKLVAAGSYQRFTDCYKRFYQLQPDITQRIYDKFIAQLQTSIREEISDIKEEGNLEAVLNALDKIVEEGKDRKEPACNGTPCGATCRNRRLRTSSWQMPSWQGGGRWRSCSYRSRPGSRPGRLYTENRESWLLC; this comes from the exons ATGGCCGAAGCAAGTAGCGCCAATCTAGGCGGCGGCTGTGAGGAAAAAAGGCATGAGGGGTCGTCTCCACAGTCTGTGCCACCCGGCACTACCATTTCGAGGGTGAAGCTCCTCGACACCATGGTGGACACTTTTCTTCAGAAGCTGGTCGCCGCCGGCAGCTACCAGAGATTCACTGACTGCTATAAGCGCTTCTACCAGTTGCAGCCTGACATCACACAGCGAATCTATGACAAGTTTATAGCTCAGTTGCAGACTTCTATCCGGGAGGAAATCTCTGACATCAAAGAGGAGGGGAACCTGGAAGCTGTCTTGAATGCCTTGGATAAAATTGTAGAAGAAGGCAAAGACCGCAAAGAGCCGGCCTG CAACGGGACACCCTGCGGCGCCACGTGCAGAAACAGGAGGCTGAGAACCAGCAGCTGGCAGATGCCGTCCTGGCAgggcggaggcaggtggaggaGCTGCAGCTACAGGTCCAGGCCCGGCAGCAGGCCTGGCAGGCTCTACACAGAGAACAGAGAGAGCTGGTTGCTGTGCTGA
- the LOC102139622 gene encoding polyamine-modulated factor 1 isoform X1: MAEASSANLGGGCEEKRHEGSSPQSVPPGTTISRVKLLDTMVDTFLQKLVAAGSYQRFTDCYKRFYQLQPDITQRIYDKFIAQLQTSIREEISDIKEEGNLEAVLNALDKIVEEGKDRKEPAWRPSGIPEKDLHSVMAPYFLQQRDTLRRHVQKQEAENQQLADAVLAGRRQVEELQLQVQARQQAWQALHREQRELVAVLREPE, encoded by the coding sequence ATGGCCGAAGCAAGTAGCGCCAATCTAGGCGGCGGCTGTGAGGAAAAAAGGCATGAGGGGTCGTCTCCACAGTCTGTGCCACCCGGCACTACCATTTCGAGGGTGAAGCTCCTCGACACCATGGTGGACACTTTTCTTCAGAAGCTGGTCGCCGCCGGCAGCTACCAGAGATTCACTGACTGCTATAAGCGCTTCTACCAGTTGCAGCCTGACATCACACAGCGAATCTATGACAAGTTTATAGCTCAGTTGCAGACTTCTATCCGGGAGGAAATCTCTGACATCAAAGAGGAGGGGAACCTGGAAGCTGTCTTGAATGCCTTGGATAAAATTGTAGAAGAAGGCAAAGACCGCAAAGAGCCGGCCTGGCGCCCCAGCGGGATCCCAGAGAAGGATCTGCACAGCGTCATGGCACCCTACTTCCTGCAGCAACGGGACACCCTGCGGCGCCACGTGCAGAAACAGGAGGCTGAGAACCAGCAGCTGGCAGATGCCGTCCTGGCAgggcggaggcaggtggaggaGCTGCAGCTACAGGTCCAGGCCCGGCAGCAGGCCTGGCAGGCTCTACACAGAGAACAGAGAGAGCTGGTTGCTGTGCTGAGGGAGCCTGAGTGA